From the genome of Malus domestica chromosome 04, GDT2T_hap1, one region includes:
- the LOC103434034 gene encoding uncharacterized protein, which yields MKPAKGAAFARTKMRNYASGNTVEKTFRAGSTINEANIYKETKQFVYKDGPQFVFMDLTTYEETRVNESSIGDKTKWLKEGMDCNLLLWNDKLIDVDIPITVQLNVVDVDPGLKGDTAQGNVLNF from the exons ATGAAACCTGCGAAAGGGGCCGCATTTGCAAGGACCAAAATGCGCAATTATGCATCAGGAAACACTGTTGAGAAAACATTTCGAGCAGGCAGCACG ATCAATGAGGCAAATATATACAAGGAAACAAAGCAATTCGTATACAAAGACGGTCCCCAGTTTGTCTTCATGGACCTG ACTACCTATGAAGAAACTCGTGTAAATGAATCGAGTATTGGGGACAAAACAAAGTGGCTGAAAGAGGGAATGGACTGCAATTTGCTTCTTTGGAATGATAAA CTTATCGATGTTGATATCCCCATCACAGTGCAGCTGAATGTGGTTGATGTTGATCCTGGACTTAAAGGTGACACAGCTCAAGGTAATGTATTGAATTTTTGA